The DNA sequence CGGCGGTTACCTCGGCGGCGGAATCAGGTTTAGCCCCGAACTCAGCCCCGCCCCCCCTCACGTTAGGACAGCTGATGTTTACTTCCAGGCCGCTGATACCAGTCACGCCGTCGAGCCGGTGGGCTAATCGGGCGTAATCATCAACCGTCTCACCGGCAATATTGACGATGACCGGCACTCTCCAGTTTGCCCAGACCGGCGCCTTTTCTCTGATTAGAGCCTCAACGCCGATATTTTGCAGGCCGATGGAGTTGAGCATACCGCTGGCGGTCTCGGCTATTCTGGGTTGAAGGTTGCCTTCCCTGGGTTCAAGGGTAGTCCCCTTGCAGATGATAGCCCCCAGTTTCTGGATATCGAACAGGCGGCTGTTCTCGATGCCATAGCCGAAGGTGCCCGAGGCAGTCATCACCGGATTGGAGAGAGACAGCCCTCGAGGGTGCTTGGGAGCTAGCTGAATGGAAAGCCTCATCACGGTTTCTCCTTCGTTGAAGATTATAGGTTATCCGGTCCCTGCTGGCAAGAATTGAAAGTCAGGAGATAACAGCCTACAATTGCAGAGTGAAATATCTAAAACGGTCAGCTTGATAAAAAGGCTTGAATAGTATACATTGAAGACATACTGGAAATATGGTATACTCTGGCACTTTGGATTATACCGGGATTCCGGGATGGACCAGCGGTGATTATTGAATTCTGTAATACCTGGCAATCAAAAAACAATATATCCGGGCCGTTGCTGTATCCGGTTCCTGTACTCTGTGGTGCTGATGAACCACAGCTACCCGGTCTGCTGCCACAAGACTAATCTGCCCTCATTCACTGTTGCTCTCTGAAATAACACCTGATTATAAAAGTTTACCTGTCAGCATCCAGACGCAAGAAATCAGAAGAAGTTACTTAATACCTGGCAGGTGAGCGGGAGGAAAAACAAGTGACGACACAATTAGCACAGCTACGCTCTCGCCTGGAGAGTGAAAAAAAGCGCTTAACCGGGGAATTGGAACAGTTAGAAACTAACGCCCGCCCCGCAGAGGTGAGACGAGAGGGTAGCCCCTTTGGCAAAAGGGAAGAGGAAGCTACCGAAAGTTTTGAATTTGAGAAGCGGCTGGCCCTGCAGAAACAGGCCAGGGACCATCTTGCCGAGATAGAACACGCTTTGCAGAAGTTTGAAGAAGGGACTTATGGTCTGTGTGATAGCTGCGGTCAACCGATAGACCCGGCCCGGCTCGAAGTCCTGCCACAGGCGAGTCTTTGCATTAGCTGTAAGGCAAAGAATGAAAAGGGCTGATTCCCTCCGGGCGGGGCTGTGGAACGCGCTCTTTTTTCTCACTGCATTGCTGGTGTCAGCTCTAGACCAGCTTACCAAGCTCTGGATAAGGGCCAACCTGGACTTGGGAGAATCACTACCACTGACAGGGTGGTTGCGGCTGACTCATATCCGCAATCCCGGCGCCGCTTTTGGCCTGTTTCAGGGTTTCTCATTCACGCTGACGGTTCTGGCGATAGCCGGCATTATTGCCCTGCTGGTCTTCTTCATCTTTTTCTATCACCGTTTTCCCTTTCTCAATGACAGCCTGAGCAAACCAGCTCTCGGTCTGATTCTGGGTGGTACGGTGGGTAATCTGATAGACCGGCTTCGCCTGGGTTCGGTCACTGATTTTGTCGATTTCGGTTTCTGGCCGGCGTTTAATGTTGCCGATGCCTCCATTGTTATCGGCGCTTTGATATTCGCTTATTCTCTATTGTTCCCGGCCAGGGCTAAACAGTCCTGACCCTCAACCCAGGGAGTGAGGTTAATGAGTAATCTCCG is a window from the Dehalococcoidales bacterium genome containing:
- a CDS encoding dihydroorotate dehydrogenase, which produces MRLSIQLAPKHPRGLSLSNPVMTASGTFGYGIENSRLFDIQKLGAIICKGTTLEPREGNLQPRIAETASGMLNSIGLQNIGVEALIREKAPVWANWRVPVIVNIAGETVDDYARLAHRLDGVTGISGLEVNISCPNVRGGGAEFGAKPDSAAEVTAAVRQATTLPVLVKLTPNTADIVKVAVAATEAGADAISLINTLKGMAIDVNRRRPVLGNITGGLSGQAIKPVALYMVYEVAAAVEIPVIGIGGIVTATDAIEFIMAGASAVEIGMAGFVNPSAPLDVLAGIERFLEKEGIEDINELIGAARR
- a CDS encoding TraR/DksA C4-type zinc finger protein, whose product is MTTQLAQLRSRLESEKKRLTGELEQLETNARPAEVRREGSPFGKREEEATESFEFEKRLALQKQARDHLAEIEHALQKFEEGTYGLCDSCGQPIDPARLEVLPQASLCISCKAKNEKG
- the lspA gene encoding signal peptidase II, producing MKRADSLRAGLWNALFFLTALLVSALDQLTKLWIRANLDLGESLPLTGWLRLTHIRNPGAAFGLFQGFSFTLTVLAIAGIIALLVFFIFFYHRFPFLNDSLSKPALGLILGGTVGNLIDRLRLGSVTDFVDFGFWPAFNVADASIVIGALIFAYSLLFPARAKQS